One window of Saprospiraceae bacterium genomic DNA carries:
- a CDS encoding T9SS type A sorting domain-containing protein — translation MKNVYLSLFFTLLGGFSLYSQNVLTEDFIFDPIDSLENLGNWYRSGINSDFNIKVVSPGLEYDGYVGSGRGNCSQIKNAGEGDVILRRFSSDITSGAAYMSLLFKVDSLPTTLTQGYCISFNPNTGGTNLNTALHIKRLSDTSFNMGVRKIGKVDFSTSTFEIHKTYLVVLKYAIYPGTSNDSSRLYVFTNGVPPVEPNIPLAGTIDGDDFTGQAFVCLSNNYAQTGMHGCDIKIDGIRVGTSWETSVLAVLTSVDNEKSIYDLKNKNFPNPFQNNTKISYQLPAKGWVKVTIYNTNGIQCAELINKIEESGTHEVEWDASNMPAGNYSCLIQFNGKAISNKLLLVK, via the coding sequence ATGAAAAATGTCTATCTGTCTTTATTTTTTACCCTTCTTGGTGGGTTCAGTTTGTATTCCCAAAATGTGCTTACAGAAGATTTTATTTTTGATCCTATTGATAGTTTAGAAAATTTAGGCAATTGGTATCGCAGTGGTATAAATTCAGATTTCAATATTAAAGTAGTTTCTCCTGGACTTGAATATGATGGTTATGTTGGATCGGGTCGTGGGAATTGCAGCCAAATCAAAAATGCGGGTGAAGGGGATGTCATTTTGAGAAGATTTAGTTCAGACATTACTTCAGGTGCAGCATACATGTCTTTATTATTTAAAGTTGATAGCCTGCCTACAACACTTACACAAGGATACTGTATTTCATTCAATCCAAATACCGGTGGCACCAATCTTAATACTGCTTTACATATTAAAAGGCTATCTGATACCAGCTTTAACATGGGCGTTCGGAAGATTGGAAAAGTAGATTTTAGTACTTCGACTTTTGAAATACATAAAACCTACCTTGTGGTATTAAAATATGCCATTTATCCAGGCACAAGCAATGATTCCTCCAGATTGTATGTATTTACAAATGGAGTACCCCCTGTAGAACCGAATATTCCACTGGCAGGAACCATCGATGGGGATGATTTCACAGGGCAAGCATTTGTTTGTTTAAGCAATAATTATGCACAAACAGGGATGCATGGTTGTGACATTAAAATCGACGGAATTCGGGTAGGCACATCATGGGAAACCAGCGTGTTGGCCGTATTGACATCAGTTGACAATGAAAAATCAATCTATGATTTGAAAAACAAGAATTTTCCAAATCCATTTCAAAACAATACAAAAATCAGCTATCAGCTACCTGCAAAAGGATGGGTAAAAGTTACCATTTACAATACGAATGGAATTCAATGCGCTGAGCTAATTAATAAAATTGAGGAAAGTGGAACGCATGAAGTGGAATGGGATGCAAGCAATATGCCTGCCGGTAATTATTCCTGTTTAATCCAATTTAATGGAAAGGCAATTAGCAATAAATTGTTGTTGGTAAAATAA
- a CDS encoding histidine phosphatase family protein produces MPLYKLTMYLVSLMISSFFLSCEKDPETIIKTVTVTDTLVIHKTDTVILKQYIEDSATTFILSRHAETTGIGTDPALSVVGQERATELARVLKNTKIQAVYSTNYNRTKETSSKIASNNAVSTQIYDPAKLDELVNTLLNQYHNQVVYIAGHSNTTNVLLNILTGTNAYSNIPDSEYDNLYIVNVSSKGRAKVLHLKYGK; encoded by the coding sequence ATGCCTTTATATAAATTAACCATGTATTTGGTATCCTTAATGATATCCTCCTTTTTCCTTTCATGCGAAAAAGATCCGGAAACGATTATAAAAACAGTAACCGTGACCGATACCTTAGTGATCCATAAAACAGATACGGTAATTCTAAAACAATACATTGAGGATTCTGCAACGACGTTTATTTTATCTCGGCATGCTGAAACTACTGGGATCGGTACAGATCCAGCTCTCAGCGTTGTAGGACAAGAGCGAGCCACTGAATTGGCCCGAGTTTTAAAAAATACTAAAATTCAGGCTGTGTATTCTACAAACTACAACCGCACCAAAGAAACAAGTTCAAAAATTGCATCCAATAATGCAGTGTCCACTCAAATTTATGACCCTGCTAAATTGGATGAATTGGTAAATACCCTTTTGAATCAATACCACAACCAGGTTGTTTACATTGCAGGACATTCAAATACCACCAATGTCTTACTCAATATTCTGACAGGCACGAATGCATATAGCAACATTCCAGATTCTGAATATGACAATCTTTATATAGTCAATGTTAGTTCTAAAGGACGTGCAAAGGTTTTGCATTTGAAATATGGAAAATAA